The following are encoded together in the Penicillium digitatum chromosome 3, complete sequence genome:
- a CDS encoding Nucleoporin protein Ndc1-Nup, whose translation MAVVKTRPYRRILTSALHRRFVHASALSLLVSYVIAITIGDKSSFFWSWFPFGSCGVRTTLLFISSLTIFVLRVSQMHIGSRTASSSFGTLKSFTLLQIAQTFGWYIFSAWWFTVVYVWSSSNDSNLELVKRGRPHERPTLNERPIYLHSFHAFLACVQAVFHLYNDYDRIAVPIAEKCTKKNDQRTHPVLPTSKYLRGALLPELAAGAFRSITVAGASLVIYPMFFRSFAWSWSLYFAKLFWSFPRSAAEPQSFIPSIFPYFFFKTLIPGAMLVLSWQTANLFYSVFIGKEPSKRGQPLTTEAKDPNGSLLSGLKARKEIVKTFALWELSLISQRVPDRRKAIFNDIEREGGSAWSQVLACTTDVIKAINTRIEESKNPAPVTNSLPQTKKSEPVLQILPRLSEPIKDENIFTTAPKAASRQDKFGDAFSSAAKSFGQSEDWTPTARARVRDAFDRASSAMLSPEQKQKYLGSTQKFKLLAGGPYASHTPKDMNPILARILRSPIGQPLCQTYAQRLSSIVLGTPESSLSLIVDAVESLTRLLIASLAEDPYGKVQADVPSVVRLLTRTVLTLDAFAHQGGLDAHWTDINFPPSSDPQAQAVARRIPDVEIVLSALRDGLKDLLAAFRPYLRDIGIAGKDLRLAKEAAGIDGEEVS comes from the exons ATGGCCGTCGTAAAAACTCGGCCCTACAGGCGAATCCTGACTTCGGCCTTACACCGAAGATTTGTTCATGCGTCTGCACTTTCACTGCTGGTCTCTTATGTTATCGCAATTACGATTGGGGATAAATCGTCCT TTTTCTGGTCATGGTTTCCTTTTGGTAGCTGCGGTGTCCGAACTACGCTACTCTTCATATCCTCGCTCACAATTTTTGTCCTTCGCGTCAGTCAAATGCACATTGGCTCAAGAACAGCTAGCTCCTCGTTCGGCACCTTGAAATCCTTTACTCTGTTGCAAATTGCGCAAACCTTTGGCTGGTACATCTTCTCAGCATGGTGGTTCACCGTGGTATACGTATGGTCTTCTTCGAATGATTCCAACCTCGAGCTTGTGAAACGGGGCAG GCCACACGAGCGACCGACCCTGAACGAAAGGCCGATTTATCTTCATTCCTTCCATGCGTTTCTAGCATGCGTGCAAGCTGTGTTTCACCTATACAACGACTACGACCGCATTGCAGTGCCAATCGCGGAGAAatgcaccaaaaaaaatgatCAGCGTACCCACCCAGTACTACCAACATCCAAGTATCTTCGGGGTGCTCTACTGCCAGAATTGGCAGCCGGGGCTTTCAGAAGCATCACAGTTGCTGGAGCATCTCTCGTCATATACCCGATGTTTTTCAGAAGCTTTGCGTGGAGCTGGTCTTTGTATTTTGCCAAGCTCTTTTGGAGCTTCCCAAGATCTGCAGCTGAACCTCAGAGCTTCATTCCATCGATTTTCCcctacttcttcttcaaaactCTGATCCCAGGAGCTATGCTTGTACTTTCCTGGCAAACGGCGAATCTCTTCTATTCTGTGTTCATCGGCAAGGAGCCTTCGAAGCGGGGCCAGCCACTCACTACAGAAGCCAAGGATCCCAACGGCAGTCTTCTTAGCGGCCTTAAGGCGAGGAAGGAAATTGTCAAGACTTTCGCACTCTGGGAACTCAGTCTCATTAGCCAGCGCGTTCCGGACCGCCGGAAGGCAATTTTCAACGATATTGAACGCGAGGGTGGTTCGGCTTGGTCCCAAGTACTCGCTTGCACTACCGATGTAATCAAGGCCATCAATACTCGCATCGAGGAAAGCAAAAACCCCGCGCCAGTTACCAACTCTTTGCCACAAACTAAGAAATCTGAACCTGTTCTTCAAATTCTCCCGCGACTCTCAGAACCGATCAAAGATGAAAACATCTTCACCACGGCGCCGAAGGCTGCTTCACGCCAGGACAAATTTGGCGATGCGTTTAGCTCGGCGGCTAAATCCTTCGGTCAGTCAGAAGACTGGACTCCAACAGCACGAGCCCGAGTCCGCGACGCTTTTGACCGGGCATCATCAGCAATGCTCAGCCCTGAGCAGAAACAGAAATATCTCGGCTCTACTCAGAAGTTCAAGCTCTTGGCTGGCGGCCCCTACGCCTCTCATACACCCAAGGACATGAACCCAATTCTGGCGCGGATTCTTCGTTCGCCTATCGGCCAACCTCTCTGTCAAACTTACGCTCAACGCCTCTCTTCCATTGTCCTTGGCACACCAGAGTCCTCTCTTTCCTTGATTGTAGATGCTGTGGAGTCGTTGACTCGACTTCTCATAGCCAGCTTGGCTGAAGACCCTTACGGAAAAGTTCAGGCTGATGTGCCTTCGGTTGTGCGACTTCTGACGCGAACCGTCCTCACCCTGGATGCATTTGCCCACCAGGGTGGATTGGATGCCCACTGGACCGATATAAACTTTCCCCCATCTAGCGATCCCCAAGCGCAAGCAGTTGCCCGTCGGATTCCCGATGTTGAAATTGTGCTTTCTGCACTCCGTGATGGTCTCAAGGATCTACTGGCGGCTTTCAGGCCTTACTTGCGGGATATCGGTATCGCAGGCAAGGATCTGAGACTAGCAAAGGAGGCAGCTGGCATCGACGGGGAGGAGGTCTCATGA
- a CDS encoding t-SNARE — MRRDEDPQYRDDPDFDHLAEQLSDQLFTLTSNISRLSNQIALLGTKRDTERVRERVHDLLEETRTGFRDVGEGIKQVQTWEDVNPSQKWTQQKLSSEFKATLDEFQTVQRRALEKQRASAVAARTAFEEGEQPSGENNVQLQEQLLEEQHRMANQSEVDFQESLIIEREAEIRNIEQSVGELNELFRDVAHIVSEQGGQLDIISENVQNVTQDTRGATVELRSASRYQKNARNRACCLFVILAVILAIIVLAIVLG; from the exons ATGCGCAGGGATGAAGACCCACAGTACCGTGATGATCCGGACTTTGACCATCTAGCTGAGCAGCTCTCAGATCAGTTATTTACATTGACATCGAACATCTCTCGCCTGTCCAACCAAATTGCCCTTCTTGGAACCAAACGTGACACGGAGCGTGTGCGCGAACGGGTGCATGATCTGCTTGAGGAGACTCGTACGGGGTTTAGAGATGTCGGAGAAGGAATTAAGCAGGTCCAGACATGGGAGGACGTCAAT CCCTCTCAGAAATGGACACAGCAGAAGCTATCGTCCGAATTCAAGGCCACTTTGGATGAATTTCAAACTGTTCAGCGTCGTGCACTTGAGAAACAGCGCGCTTCTGCAGTTGCCGCCCGCACAGCATTCGAAGAAGGCGAGCAACCGTCTGGTGAGAACAATGTCCAATTACAAGAACAGCTATTGGAGGAACAACACCGTATGGCCAACCAGAGCGAAGTGGACTTCCAAGAGTCCCTGATCATCGAGCGTGAGGCAGAAATCAGGAACATTGAACAAAGTGTGGGGGAGCTGAACGAGCTCTTCCGGGATGTTGCACACATCGTTTCGGAACAAGGAGGGCAATTGGATATCATCAGCGAGAATGTTCAAAACGTTACCCAGGACACAAGAGGCGCCACAGTCGAGTTACGCAGTGCCAGCAGGTATCAGAAGAATGCGCGCAACAGAGCCTGCTGTCTCTTTGTAATTCTTGCTGTCATCCTTGCTATCATTGTGCTTGCAATTGTCCTCGGATAG
- a CDS encoding Diphosphomevalonate decarboxylase, whose translation MASTSNQSVYRATTTAPVNIAVIKYWGKRDTTLNLPTNSSLSVTLSQRSLRTLTTASCSAEYPPADTLNLNGSPQDIQSSKRTLACISNLRTLRKALEDANSSLPKLSSHPLRIVSENNFPTAAGLASSAAGFAALVRAVADLYELPQSPKELSRIARQGSGSACRSLMGGYVAWRTGELADGSDSLAEEVAPASHWPEMRALVLVVSAEKKDVPSTEGMQTTVATSALFAERAQNVVPGRMAAIETAIQTRNFHDFAEITMRDSNTFHATCLDSWPPIFYMNDVSRAAVRLVHDINRVVGRTVCAYTFDAGPNAVIYYEDKDSEVVAGTIKAILGPNTEGWDGAFYERLANVTAGISLDLVDSRAVEVLKDGVSRVILTGVGEGPVKVEDHLVSETGEILKTL comes from the exons ATGGCGTCTACATCAAACCAGTCAGTTTACCGGGCCACTACTACCGCTCCGGTGAACATTGCTGTCATCAA ATACTGGGGCAAGCGTGATACTACTCTCAACCTCCCCACAAACTCCTCCCTTTCGGTCACACTCTCTCAGCGCTCTCTCCGTACCTTGACCACTGCCTCCTGCTCTGCCGAATACCCACCTGCGGATACCCTGAACCTGAACGGTAGTCCCCAGGACATCCAGTCTTCCAAGCGGACACTCGCTTGCATTTCCAACCTTCGTACCCTCCGCAAGGCCCTTGAGGATGCCAACTCCTCTCTCCCCAAGCTCTCTTCTCACCCTCTCCGGATCGTCTCTGAGAACAACTTCCCCACTGCGGCCGGTCTGGCCAGCTCTGCGGCTGGCTTCGCGGCGTTGGTCCGCGCCGTCGCTGATCTTTACGAACTACCCCAATCCCCCAAGGAGTTGAGTCGCATTGCGCGCCAAGGTTCCGGATCTGCCTGCCGCTCTTTGATGGGCGGATATGTCGCGTGGCGCACGGGTGAGCTTGCTGATGGAAGCGATAGTCTGGCTGAGGAAGTTGCTCCTGCTTCACACTGGCCTGAGATGCGCGCTCTTGTTCTGGTCGTCAGTGCCGAGAAGAAGGATGTACCCAGCACTGAGGGAATGCAGACTACTGTGGCCACCTCCGCTCTCTTTGCTGAGCGTGCCCAAAACGTAGTTCCCGGCCGTATGGCTGCCATTGAGACCGCCATTCAAACCCGCAACTTCCACGACTTCGCCGAGATAACCATGCGTGACTCGAATACCTTCCACGCCACTTGTCTCGACTCGTGGCCCCCTATCTTTTACATGAATGACGTCTCTCGTGCTGCTGTCCGCCTTGTGCACGACATCAACCGTGTTGTTGGCCGTACGGTATGTGCTTACACTTTTGATGCTGGCCCAAATGCTGTCATCTACTATGAAGATAAGGACTCCGAGGTTGTGGCCGGTACCATCAAGGCTATTTTGGGCCCTAACACTGAGGGCTGGGATGGTGCATTCTATGAGAGACTAGCCAACGTCACCGCTGGCATTTCCTTGGATCTGGTTGACTCTCGCGCTGTCGAAGTTCTGAAGGATGGTGTGAGCCGTGTCATCTTGACTGGCGTCGGAGAGGGCCCTGTCAAGGTTGAGGACCACCTTGTAAGTGAGACTGGTGAGATCCTCAAGACTCTTTAG
- a CDS encoding Killer toxin sensitivity protein (IKI3), putative — MRNLRNVRLAETQIESELSLTATAWDTVSDSVVCTFGPAENNAIIEVRRKRPEIVSTDPLSPEAFECIASWDAPCPLPDLACDRVLSLHYFADNLTTCLVLAGGDIVVVREEPLPGEDKIEIVGSVDVGITAAAWSPDEEMLALTTRAQTFLYMTRDFENVADITFAHSDLQSSQHVSVGWGKKETQFQGKRAKALRDPTVPEKIDQGILSSHDDASTTISWRGDGAYVAVNSVEADTRRVIRVYSREGTLDSVSEPVDGLEGALSWRPSGSLIAGIQRLSEHIKVVFFERNGLRHGEFSLRLSEEEMKSWASRIHLVWNVDSTVLAVKFQDRVQLWTTGNYHWYLKQELRVTVDTKSSFPCFFEWHQEKALRFVAGSSGSILDADYVFDINHGSTSIPDDVGAIAVIDGKTLKLTPLRMAGVPPPMAHNELALDSNAIDVAFSKSGARIAVLMSNKLSIYLWSLKSRPVPIPILESSCPLSDTVASRPRQIAFLNENEVFVLKDTGPNSSHIERTILDTRTTESVYQAADEEQLASIFAGIGHQTLWFSHARQPARPVSYSSIEESSSGNLDIAPWGESPNVDSHWARVVSISENERILITLTRTGALHANKRVLARNCTSFLVTPSHLLFTTSAHLLKFVHLNHVDEMEVPEDTPETDERCRSIERGSRLVSVIPSIFAVVLQAPRGNIETIFPRALVLAGIRTFIDQKKYRSAFLACRSQMVDLNILHDYAPEQFMENIVLFIDQVKKIDYIDDFISRLSEDDVSQTLYKDTLKISKNVSAAVAQPDGPAVPSVPKIGKKESKINKICDAFLAALQTRVDTNLQNLITAHVCKSPPDMEAGLGLAAGLRAQHPEQAEDAIAHMCFLTDAHRLYSHALGVYDLELTLLVAQQAQMDPREYLPFLRKLQQLPATRRKFEIDNHLSRFEKALGHLYTLNVHDEISAYVVKHVLYKEALGLYKYQTEQLREITELYADYLHDQSKFKDAAIAYESLGLYESAYKCFNLAHKWRESLYCAMMASLSEEDLAAHIEGLVTTLVDENKDYVSAATIYADHLHDIVTAARLLCRGSKFTDAARLLTLHGKQSQVAEIVDSGLAEAMGNMTDLLADCRSQINAQVPRLNELRQLRAADPLAFYGGDPTGGDAGVDIPDNVSLAPTDASTLAGRSMFTRYTGNTGKTGKTGMSRHTSKTRRREERKRARGKKGTVYEEEYLVNSIRRLIERVNSSVAETEILVDALLRRGMRERAAAIEKALQEVLTMCVDCRDEVFEVPPSNAKNEEQEDEENDIEPIVPPTYGGGGASVLRESIAIVEGGGAARVKEIPIVKEMKKSSLLA; from the exons ATGCGCAATTTGAGAAACGTCCGTCTCGCTGAGACCCAAATCGAGAGTGAGCTGTCTCTCACTGCCACAGCGTGGGATACTGTTTCGGACTCAGTGGTGTGCACCTTTGGTCCGGCCGAGAACAATGCAATCATCGAGGTCAGACGGAAACGCCCTGAGATCGTTTCAACCGATCCCCTGTCTCCCGAAGCATTCGAATGTATTGCCTCCTGGGATGCTCCGTGCCCTCTACCGGACCTGGCATGTGATCGTGTGCTCTCCCTGCATTATTTTGCGGACAACCTGACGACCTGTCTGGTGTTAGCAGGAGGTGATATTGTTGTTGTTCGCGAAGAGCCCCTTCCCGGCGAAGATAAGATCGAAATTGTTGGTTCAGTCGATGTGGGAATCACAGCTGCGGCATGGTCCCCAGATGAGGAAATGCTGGCTCTTACCACCAGAGCTCAGACGTTCTTGTATATGACCAGAGACTTTGAGAATGTGGCCGACATTACTTTCGCCCACAGTGACCTGCAATCATCACAACATGTGTCGGTCGGGTGGGGTAAGAAAGAAACACAGTTTCAAGGAAAGAGAGCCAAGGCTCTTCGAGACCCGACAGTACCGGAAAAGATCGATCAAGGAATCTTGAGCAGCCACGATGATGCTAGCACGACGATTAGCTGGCGAGGAGATGGGGCTTATGTTGCTGTCAACAGCGTCGAAGCAGATACTCGCCGTGTGATCAGGGTGTACTCGAGAGAAGGCACCTTGGACAGTGTGAGCGAACCCGTTGACGGATTGGAGGGCGCTTTAAGCTGGCGGCCGTCTGGAAGCTTGATTGCTGGAATTCAGCGGCTTAGCGAACACATCAAGGTGGTGTTTTTTGAAAGAAACGGACTCCGCCACGGCGAGTTCTCTCTCCGTCTTTCTGAAGAGGAAATGAAATCATGGGCTTCCCGCATTCATCTTGTCTGGAACGTGGATTCCACTGTACTTGCTGTCAAGTTTCAGGACCGTGTACAGCTCTGGACAACGGGCAACTACCATTGGTATTTGAAGCAAGAGCTTCGTGTCACGGTTGACACAAAGTCTTCGTTTCCGTGCTTTTTCGAATGGCACCAAGAGAAGGCATTACGGTTTGTTGCTGGCTCCTCTG GTTCGATACTGGACGCGGATTATGTATTCGATATCAACCATGGTTCTACGTCTATTCCAGATGATGTTGGCGCCATTGCAGTCATCGACGGCA AAACTCTCAAACTGACCCCGTTGCGAATGGCTGGTGTGCCGCCTCCCATGGCGCACAACGAGCTGGCTTTAGACTCCAACGCCATTGACGTGGCATTTAGCAAATCCGGAGCCCGCATTGCTGTGCTGATGAGCAACAAGCTCTCCATTTACCTATGGTCTCTGAAGAGCCGACCTGTTCCTATTCCTATCCTTGAGTCAAGCTGTCCATTATCAGATACCGTAGCCAGTCGACCCCGGCAGATTGCGTTCCTGAATGAGAACGAGGTATTTGTGCTCAAGGACACTGGACCAAACTCGAGCCACATTGAGAGAACGATCTTGGACACTCGAACCACTGAATCTGTATATCAGGCTGCAGACGAAGAGCAACTGGCATCGATCTTCGCCGGCATTGGACACCAAACTCTGTGGTTCTCACATGCCCGCCAACCAGCTCGACCTGTCAGCTATTCGAGCATTGAAGAGTCGTCATCCGGAAATCTTGATATTGCTCCATGGGGTGAGAGCCCCAATGTTGACAGCCATTGGGCCCGTGTTGTCTCTATTTCCGAGAATGAG CGCATTTTGATTACATTGACGAGAACTGGAGCCTTGCATGCTAACAAGCGAGTCCTTGCGAGGAATTGCACGTCTTTCCTAGTGActccatctcatcttttgTTCACCACATCAGCACATCTTCTGAAGTTTGTTCATCTGAACCATGTGGATG AAATGGAAGTTCCCGAGGATACACCAGAAACCGATGAGCGTTGCAGAAGTATTGAACGTGGCTCTCGGTTGGTTTCAGTGATACCCTCGATCTTCGCGGTCGTGCTCCAAGCTCCCCGAGGAAACATTGAGACAATTTTCCCTCGCGCTCTAGTATTGGCTGGAATCCGTACCTTCATCGACCAGAAGAAATACCGGTCTGCATTCCTTGCATGTCGAAGTCAGATGGTTGATCTCAATATTCTCCATGACTATGCTCCTGAGCAATTTATGGAAAACATCGTTCTGTTCATTGATCAAGTCAAGAAGATTGATTATATTGATGACTTCATATCGCGCCTTTC GGAAGACGATGTGTCACAGACATTGTATAAAGACACACTGAAAATTTCTAAGAATGTATCGGCAGCTGTTGCCCAGCCGGATGGTCCAGCTGTTCCCTCGGTCCCCAAAATTGGCAAAAAGGAGAGCAAAATCAACAAGATCTGTGATGCATTCCTGGCGGCTCTTCAAACCCGTGTCGATACCAATTTGCAAAATCTGATCACAGCCCATGTTTGCAAGTCGCCGCCTGACATGGAAGCAGGATTGGGACTTGCTGCGGGACTAAGAG CACAACACCCCGAACAGGCCGAAGACGCTATTGCGCACATGTGTTTCCTGACAGATGCTCACCGGCTTTATTCTCACGCGTTGGGTGTATATGACCTTGAGCTTACATTGTTGGTTGCTCAACAAGCTCAGATG GATCCTCGCGAGTACCTACCATTCCTTCGTAAGCTACAACAACTTCCAGCGACTCGTCGTAAATTTGAGATCGACAATCATCTTTCTCGCTTCGAAAAGGCTCTGGGGCATTTGTATACTCTCAATGTTCACGATGAGATAAGCGCATATGTCGTCAAGCATGTCTTGTATAAGGAAGCTCTTGGGCTATACAAGTACCAAACAGAGCAACTACGGGAAATCACCGAGCTCTACGCTGATTATCTACACGATCAATCGAAATTCAAAGACGCAGCAATTG CGTATGAATCTCTTGGACTTTACGAGAGTGCTTACAAGTGCTTCAATCTGGCACACAAATGGCGTGAATCATTGTACTGTGCCATGATGGCATCTCTATCCGAGGAAGATCTGGCAGCCCACATCGAAGGTCTTGTCACAACCCTGGTCGACGAAAATAAAGACTACGTCTCGGCAGCAACCATCTACGCTGACCATTTGCATGACATCGTCACAGCTGCACGACTGCTCTGCCGGGGATCGAAGTTCACCGACGCAGCGCGTCTCCTTACACTCCATGGGAAACAGAGCCAGGTTGCCGAAATCGTTGACTCCGGCCTCGCCGAAGCAATGGGTAACATGACAGACCTGCTCGCTGACTGCAGATCTCAGATCAATGCCCAAGTCCCACGCCTCAACGAACTTCGTCAGCTTCGCGCCGCCGACCCACTTGCTTTCTACGGTGGTGATCCAACCGGTGGAGACGCGGGCGTCGATATCCCAGATAATGTCTCGCTGGCCCCGACAGATGCATCCACGCTCGCTGGTCGCTCCATGTTCACCCGTTACACTGGTAACACCGGGAAAACAGGTAAAACTGGAATGTCACGTCATACTTCGAAGACTCGCCGGCGGGAGGAGCGTAAGCGTGCTCGTGGTAAGAAGGGCACCGTTTACGAAGAAGAATACCTCGTTAATAGTATTCGACGACTCATTGAACGGGTTAACTCCAGCGTAGCGGAGACTGAGATTCTTGTCGATGCTCTGCTGCGTCGTGGCATGCGTGAGCGTGCAGCCGCTATCGAGAAGGCGTTACAGGAAGTCCTGACTATGTGTGTGGATTGCCGGGACGAGGTGTTTGAAGTTCCTCCCTCCAATGCAAAGAACGAGGagcaggaagatgaagagaacGACATCGAGCCTATCGTCCCTCCTACTTACGGAGGTGGAGGTGCCAGCGTCTTGAGAGAAAGTATAGCTATCGTCGAGGGAGGTGGTGCCGCTCGAGTAAAGGAGATTCCTATTGTgaaggagatgaagaagtcTTCTCTGTTGGCTTGA
- a CDS encoding Cytochrome c1 heme lyase, protein MGAAASTPSMPSVDPPAATCPVDHKTREIWLQQNSNSPRPTSDVPAEQEQPRAKAQRPLSTDREVSTIPRAGDFSSASACPEANKGSPSPYAASHGSPSNAESETGRDEATGNWIYPSEKQFFEALMRKGNAPGSAASASELATSVASIIPIHNAVNERAWDQILEWEKKGPSADPGSKKCGGPKLYSFRGLGVDPQYLSPRARINGWLGYQHPFDRHDWVVERCGGERIEYVIDFYQGKPSGGSENPSGLAANANGTPGKLSFFLDVRPKLNTYEGWRLRFNRFIGL, encoded by the coding sequence ATGGGAGCTGCAGCTAGTACACCATCCATGCCCTCCGTGGATCCACCGGCAGCAACTTGTCCCGTGGACCACAAAACCCGTGAAATTTGGCTGCAACAGAATAGCAACTCACCTCGTCCTACCTCCGATGTCCCTGCGGAACAAGAACAACCACGTGCTAAAGCACAACGACCCCTATCAACAGACCGTGAAGTGAGCACAATCCCTCGAGCCGGGGATTTCAGCTCAGCGAGTGCCTGCCCCGAGGCAAACAAAGGTTCTCCGTCCCCATATGCCGCCTCGCACGGAAGCCCGTCCAATGCTGAATCCGAGACTGGCCGCGATGAAGCCACTGGAAACTGGATCTATCCATCGGAGAAACAATTCTTTGAGGCCTTGATGCGCAAGGGTAACGCTCCTGGGTCTGCTGCCTCCGCCTCAGAGCTCGCGACTTCCGTAGCTTCCATAATCCCCATTCATAACGCCGTCAATGAGCGCGCATGGGATCAAATTCTCGAATGGGAGAAAAAAGGCCCCTCGGCCGACCCCGGGAGCAAGAAATGTGGAGGACCGAAATTATATTCTTTCCGGGGACTTGGAGTCGACCCACAGTACCTGAGTCCGCGTGCGCGTATTAATGGATGGCTTGGCTACCAACACCCATTTGATCGACATGACTGGGTTGTTGAGCGTTGTGGTGGTGAAAGGATTGAATATGTTATCGATTTTTACCAGGGAAAGCCGTCCGGGGGCAGCGAGAACCCGTCAGGTCTGGCTGCCAATGCTAATGGCACACCTGGAAAGCTCAGTTTCTTCCTTGACGTTCGACCCAAATTGAACACTTATGAAGGCTGGAGACTAAGGTTCAACCGCTTCATAGGTCTATGA
- a CDS encoding transcription factor ACEII codes for MAITNGDELNYASRQCTHSVARQDVGVDLEGLGDSTRCDNPAAAGIDSMNLLYGSPFPDPDGSTDTALFFDDLPTNHDWVQLPVAESTIHQAQPPPLPQSGLQPTPPSSGPSRVFSCPPQLATAATGCAIYRLVDLTKALYECYSALLHNSPNDAGAAKSTDLEQGDQALVDPTPPIDKILSLTQSLAETLNGMINQYPSTRATDSSAANAPGPDTPTILMTLSCYVRLLHIYNSLFRSAKTVKLLQTHSSSQSAETCSEPIRNFIHFQMGSFSTSGAPSLSLLVCLSAHLLENLETALGNLASYVARSSKDRAAQWEMESGPASVAILAKVAISEARSAQLDLRQQLQAKTDFDQTAAKVLPPGDIKITAHSASGAKLLRKYADG; via the exons ATGGCAATCACAAACGGCGATGAACTCAACTACGCTTCGAGGCAATGCACCCATTCTGTTGCGCGACAGGATGTGGGCGTGGACTTGGAAGGCTTGGGGGATTCAACTAGATGCGATAACCCGGCAGCCGCAG GGATCGATTCTATGAATCTTTTGTACGGCTCTCCATTTCCTGATCCAGATGGCTCAACCGATACAGCTCTATTCTTTGACGATTTGCCTACAAATCACGACTGGGTACAACTACCCGTCGCAGAGTCAACTATTCACCAAGCCCAACCACCACCCCTGCCTCAATCTGGCCTGCAGCCTACGCCTCCATCTTCCGGCCCCTCAAGAGTGTTTTCATGCCCACCTCAGCTCGCTACAGCAGCGACTGGTTGCGCAATATATCGTCTCGTGGACCTCACCAAGGCACTTTATGAGTGCTACTCAGCTCTACTACATAATTCACCAAATGATGCGGGGGCCGCCAAGAGTACAGATTTAGAGCAAGGAGACCAGGCGCTAGTCGATCCGACGCCCCCAATCGACAAAATCCTCTCCTTGACACAGTCGTTAGCCGAGACTCTTAATGGCATGATAAATCAATATCCCTCCACCAGAGCCACAGATTCATCGGCCGCAAATGCTCCAGGCCCAGATACACCAACCATCCTCATGACCCTCTCATGTTATGTTAGACTTTTGCACATCTACAACTCGCTTTTCAGGTCCGCTAAAACGGTGAAGCTTCTCCAAACTCATTCAAGCAGCCAGTCCGCGGAAACTTGCTCTGAGCCAATTCGAAACTTCATTCATTTCCAAATGGGGAGTTTCTCTACATCGGGTGCACCATCTTTGTCTCTTTTAGTTTGCTTGAGTGCGCATCTACTAGAAAATCTCGAAACCGCCCTCGGCAATTTGGCATCTTATGTCGCACGATCTTCAAAAGACCGAGCGGCACAATGGGAGATGGAAAGTGGACCAGCAAGTGTCGCCATTCTAGCAAAGGTAGCTATTTCAGAAGCGCGATCGGCGCAATTGGATCTACGACAGCAGTTACAGGCT AAAACAGACTTCGACCAAACTGCAGCCAAAGTGCTCCCTCCCGGTGATATCAAGATTACGGCGCATAGCGCTTCTGGTGCGAAGCTGCTAAGAAAGTATGCTGACGGCTAG
- a CDS encoding UPF0589 protein — protein MSLTNVYHVRRVADASAKACLICYKPSSSVMITPDNKDFFYVCPAHLQDKHFCSPVVDIEGQAKRLKQEEMAKEIEKVKKEYEEKQRRKKEREKASSKNSKEEKDKGKDKDPSESNANDEKDRDEKIASIRKGSETEKRPDDSPRIFSLHKNFYQMRIDRMRNIEMAKRNQERLRQPSLFPSVPSGNP, from the exons ATGTCATTGACAAACGTCTACCATGTGCGTCGGGTCGCGGATGCCTCTGCAAAAGCATGTTTGATTTGCTATAAGCCATCAAGCAGCGTGATGATCACACCAGATAACAAG GACTTCTTCTACGTGTGCCCCGCACATTTACAAGACAAGCATTTCTGCTCTCCAGTTGTTGACATAGAGGGCCAAGCAAAACGTCTGAAGCAAGAGGAAATGGCTAAGGAGATCGAAAAGGTGAAAAAAGAATATGAAGAAAAACAGCGACGAAAGAAAGAGCGCGAGAAGGCGTCCAGCAAGAACagcaaagaggaaaaagacaAGGGCAAAGATAAAGATCCATCCGAGTCAAACGCCAACGACGAAAAGGACAGAGATGAAAAG ATCGCTTCTATTAGGAAAGGTTCTGAGACGGAGAAAAGACCGGATGATTCACCTCGAATTTTCTCTTTGCACAA GAATTTCTATCAGATGCGCATCGACCGGATGCGCAATATTGAAATGGCGAAACGCAACCAGGAACGATTAAGGCAGCCTTCACTGTTTCCCTCTGTGCCTTCGGGCAATCCTTAA